A region of the Pseudomonas sp. J452 genome:
GCATTATCGACCAGGATCGCGGTCAGCTCTGGCGCCAACCGGGTGCGACAGCCAACTTGCTAGCCCTCAATGCGGGCTTCAAGCCTGAGCTGTCCGGCCGTGAGAATGCAATGTTCAGTGGCTTACTGCTTGGCCTTTCGAACCAGCAGATCAGCGAAAAACTGGATGAAATCAAGGCCTTCAGTGACCTCAAGGATTTCTTCGAGCGGCCTGTCGGAACCTATTCGACCGGCATGCGGGCACGACTGGGCTTTGCCGTGGCCATTCATGCCGATCCAGACATCCTGCTGATCGACGAAGTGCTCGGCGTGGGTGACGAAAGCTTCAAGATCAAATCGCATGCAGCGATGAAAGCCAAGATCAACTCGGACAAGACCGTGGTGCTGGTATCACACAGCATGGCGGCAATCCGCAGCCTATGTGACCGCGTCCTGTGGCTGCATGAGGGGCGATCGATAGCCTGCGGCGAGACCAACTGGGTGATCGACGGCTATCTCGAGACCATTCGTACAGCCTTGCGCAAGCAGCGCCTGCAAGAAAAAGAGCAGACGAGCACAGCTGCAACCAGCCAACCCATTTAGAACAACAGGGCCCGCCACGCTTGGCCAAGACCTGACCCGAGATACGCATGATAACGACGCACAAGAAAGTCTTCGTAGTTCTGGGCATGCATCGCAGCGGTACCAGCGCCATGACCCGAGCCCTACAGGTATTGGGTGTTGAGCTCGGCAACAACCTAATGCCTGCCGCAGCGCTCAACAACGAGACCGGCTTCTTCGAAGATCTCGACATCAACGAACTCAACATCGAGATTCTGAAAACGCTCGGGTATAGCTGGCACAGCCTCGCCTGCGTTGACCTGACTGATCTGCAAA
Encoded here:
- a CDS encoding ABC transporter ATP-binding protein, with the protein product MLSAQNVGISYRQRTGLLKYERYWALSDVSFELHAGETLGVIGCNGAGKSTLLRMIAGIIDQDRGQLWRQPGATANLLALNAGFKPELSGRENAMFSGLLLGLSNQQISEKLDEIKAFSDLKDFFERPVGTYSTGMRARLGFAVAIHADPDILLIDEVLGVGDESFKIKSHAAMKAKINSDKTVVLVSHSMAAIRSLCDRVLWLHEGRSIACGETNWVIDGYLETIRTALRKQRLQEKEQTSTAATSQPI